In Debaryomyces hansenii CBS767 chromosome A complete sequence, a genomic segment contains:
- a CDS encoding DEHA2D09108p (weakly similar to uniprot|Q03758 Saccharomyces cerevisiae YML111W BUL2 Component of the Rsp5p E3-ubiquitin ligase complex), which translates to MDTNSKEKLKEKHNERILNEEDDLINNILPSYHMHQSTISKNLTPTNENFRVDPPMYEMTPVNSLSTTPSVALSAIQSPTSNSSVDEFPFPNQEIHSGLEGGPNFWENTILANAHKLPNLNRSDNKICQDLEIDMKVTEKVCQKGVKPTIIDPSEYEFKQGDYIHGYVTMKNKSPVPISFDMVYVVFEGMLVVLENNRGLMDVKKPSKVHKFLTMLDLFASWSYANIARLSTDDGDPHDWCYGETDPYDNTVLSIDVKRFFQPNVTYKRFFTFKIPEKLLDNTCEEHTFSIHTEIPPSIGISRTSTTPSSLLVSNNGQIKDFSILDTSISYSVNARVIGKASDYKHSLDRDQYVVAKEATCSIRVIPQNSINYIHYNNPRNQGNILYYKAFVDSIKSKIEYGNALLNLPSEQRDAPDISPSVSRDGSFVKLRQLYTMADHEIKRELRPSTKQFSDEIYQCLAPFKRKSLTGSSKTLGVISLSTPKEDYRTLYIPPVKFRKPNELYDNTKLTIPLDISYFHTKSSSGKEIQFPEVKYLKVELVALTMRSSKYPIPLEFTHEMCFKEQEIYDKKQEPENFDSILIKQFQSYLLKLKTLLTTLGSTIFKVETSLMKDINSLATLSTKYINLQIPKYQLIMKSPKSHSSHTSIATIPWEQLKSTHDDYSLYSKTFDLNIDLKDCQMKGPTSHPPPGTSLDHFTLVPTFQTCFMSRLYYLKIGIKINTGELLTVNVPMHIEN; encoded by the coding sequence ATGGACACTAATAGTAAGGAAAAACTTAAGGAAAAGcataatgaaagaatattaaacgaagaagatgacttaattaataatatacttCCATCGTATCATATGCATCAATCTACCATCTCGAAGAATTTAACACCTACAAATGAAAACTTTCGTGTGGATCCACCTATGTATGAGATGACACCAGTAAATTCTTTGTCAACTACTCCATCTGTGGCTCTATCGGCCATTCAGTCACCGACTTCAAACTCATCAGTCGATGAATTTCCGTTTCCAAACCAAGAAATTCATCTGGGACTTGAGGGAGGACCGAACTTCTGGGAGAATACTATATTGGCAAATGCTCATAAATTACCTAATTTGAATAGGTCGGATAATAAAATCTGTCAAGATTTGGAGATCGACATGAAGGTGACAGAAAAAGTATGTCAAAAGGGAGTTAAGCCAACCATTATAGATCCTCTGGAATACGAGTTTAAGCAGGGTGATTATATCCATGGTTACGTTACCATGAAAAACAAGTCGCCAGTGCCCATACTGTTTGATATGGTATATGTTGTATTTGAAGGTATGCTAGTGGTACTTGAGAATAATCGGGGATTAATGGACGTCAAGAAGCCTTCAAAAGTTCACAAGTTTTTGACTATGCTAGATTTATTTGCATCTTGGTCATATGCCAATATCGCCAGGTTGTCAACGGATGATGGAGATCCTCATGATTGGTGCTATGGAGAAACAGACCCTTATGATAACACAGTTTTATCTATCGATGTTAAGCGATTTTTTCAACCCAATGTTACATACAAAAGGTTTTTCACATTCAAGATCCCAGAAAAATTACTAGATAACACATGTGAAGAACATACATTTTCCATTCATACAGAAATACCTCCTAGCATTGGAATTTCAAGAACCTCAACTACACCATCGTCATTATTAGTTAGCAACAATGGACAAATCAAAGATTTTTCGATATTGGACACGTCTATAAGCTACAGTGTTAATGCAAGGGTGATCGGGAAAGCATCAGACTATAAGCACTCGTTGGATCGGGATCAATATGTAGTTGCTAAAGAAGCCACATGTAGCATTCGGGTTATTCCACAAAATAGCATAAATTACATTCATTACAACAATCCTAGAAACCAAggaaatattctttacTACAAAGCGTTTGTTGATTCAATTAAGAGCAAGATAGAATATGGAAATGCGTTATTAAATTTGCCAAGCGAGCAACGAGATGCACCAGACATTTCACCCCTGGTGTCTAGAGATGGATCTTTCGTCAAACTAAGACAATTATATACTATGGCTGATCATGAAATAAAGCGAGAATTAAGGCCTTCCACAAAGCAATTTCTGGATGAAATCTACCAATGCCTTGCTCCGTTCAAAAGGAAATCATTGACTGGTTCATCGAAAACTTTGGGGGTCATCTCCTTATCCACGCCCAAAGAGGATTATAGAACGTTATATATACCTCCAGTGAAATTTAGAAAGCCAAATGAACTATATGATAATACCAAATTGACAATACCATTAGATATTTCATACTTTCACACAAAATCATCGTCTGGTAAGGAGATCCAATTTCCGGAagtcaaatatttgaaagttGAATTGGTAGCTCTTACAATGAGATCGCTGAAGTACCCTATTCCTTTAGAGTTCACTCACGAAATGTGTTttaaagaacaagaaatatatgataAAAAACAAGAACCTGAAAATTTCGATtctatattaataaagcAGTTCCAgtcatatttattgaaattgaaaacgTTGCTTACTACTTTGGGGAGCACGATATTCAAAGTAGAGACCCTGCTAATGAAGGATATAAACTCTCTTGCCACATTATCCACAAAATACATTAATTTGCAGATTCCAAAATACCAGCTCATTATGAAATCACCTAAGAGCCATAGTTCGCATACTTCCATAGCCACAATCCCTTGGGAACAATTGAAATCTACACATGACGACTATTCTCTATATTCTAAAACTTTTGACCtcaatattgatttgaaagattgTCAAATGAAAGGTCCAA
- a CDS encoding DEHA2D09130p (similar to uniprot|Q05902 Saccharomyces cerevisiae YLR299W ECM38 Gamma-glutamyltranspeptidase) yields the protein MVALEKRRRGIEDQYSENFRKFRRFVVLTFVLFGIGWLVSKPVRQHEFDYSIFYNVNRDPVGDPIGQPTLDPSNEHLRIGSKAMVSSDVPLCSTMGKEILQRGGNAADAGVTVALCIGSINSHSSGIGGGGYIVSSLKEKQEVISIDARETAPQKAFKEMFHKSMVLSKIGGLAVGVPGELKGLYELYTRHGSGNLSWEALIEPVVELNQKGFKCSEILDRAIKFQMGLVFPLLPSLAEDWDFVFKNNTKSKPLIDEGDIITRPALADTLSMIAQNGSSDVFYDPNGPIVKSLIETSSRFGGIITAEDFANYDVKVENALTLNFTVHNETYKVYTSGGVSSGLALLSGLNLYEKLGGSNDHVLQTHRIIECMKWMASARSNFGDFTLHTSNSTFREDLINQYTSDKWAEHIITSGAYSDNNTFPWKHYGPKYELTEPHGTSHFSIIDSDDNTMAMTTTVNLVFGSMVYDNQTGIILNNEMDDFSIPGAPNAFDLSPSVYNYIEPFKRPLSSTSPTIIMSLVNDTFRPDLVIGAAGGSRITTAVFQAIVRILCEKLPLLEALSYPRLHHQLIPQYIMVENLTVFESHHNITERMHELGHDFFSSGPLTAMNGIKRILLDHDSQWHGVSDYWRKRGQADGY from the coding sequence ATGGTGGCATtagaaaaaagaagaagggGTATAGAAGACCAGTATCTGGAGaattttagaaaatttaGAAGATTTGTTGTATTAACCtttgtattatttggtATTGGGTGGCTTGTCCTGAAGCCAGTTAGACAGCATGAATTTGATTACAGCATATTCTATAACGTTAATCGAGATCCTGTTGGAGATCCCATAGGACAACCCACATTAGATCCGTCGAACGAACATCTTCGGATAGGATCCAAGGCCATGGTAAGCAGTGATGTTCCGCTTTGCTCGACCATGGGAAAAGAAATACTACAGAGGGGAGGCAATGCAGCCGATGCTGGAGTCACAGTAGCTCTCTGCATCGGAAGTATCAACCTGCATTCGTCCGGTATTGGTGGAGGTGGTTATATTGTGAGTAGTTTGAAGGAAAAACAAGAAGTTATCAGCATTGATGCCCGAGAAACGGCTCCGCAGAAAGCATTTAAAGAAATGTTCCACAAGAGTATGGTTTTATCCAAGATTGGAGGACTAGCAGTTGGAGTGCCTGGAGAATTGAAAGGGTTGTATGAATTGTACACCAGACATGGCTCGGGTAATTTATCGTGGGAAGCATTGATAGAGCCAGTTGTTGAGTTAAACCAAAAGGGATTCAAATGTTCTGAGATTTTGGACAGAGCAATCAAATTCCAAATGGGATTGGTGTTTCCCTTATTACCGAGTCTTGCAGAAGACTGGGACTTTGTATTTAAGAACAATACCAAGAGCAAACCGTTGATTGACGAAGGTGATATTATCACGAGGCCAGCATTAGCCGATACTTTATCCATGATAGCTCAAAACGGCTCGTCTGATGTGTTTTATGACCCAAATGGGCCAATCGTGAAGAGTTTAATAGAGACTAGCTCCAGGTTTGGAGGCATTATTACTGCAGAAGACTTCGCTAACTACGATGTCAAGGTAGAGAATGCGTTAACCTTAAATTTTACTGTACACAATGAAACATACAAAGTATACACTTCAGGCGGTGTTTCTTCTGGATTAGCTCTATTGTCGGGCTTAAACTTGTATGAAAAGCTTGGTGGAAGTAACGATCATGTACTACAGACACACAGAATAATAGAATGTATGAAATGGATGGCTAGTGCAAGATCAAACTTTGGTGACTTCACATTGCATACGTCCAATAGCACCTTCAGAGAAGACTTGATTAACCAATATACGTCAGACAAATGGGCCGAACATATCATAACCAGTGGTGCATACTCAGATAACAATACTTTTCCGTGGAAACATTATGGCCCAAAATATGAGCTTACTGAGCCACATGGAACATCGCACTTTTCAATCATAGATTCCGATGATAATACAATGGCTATGACCACCACCGTAAATCTAGTATTTGGCTCCATGGTGTACGATAACCAGACGGGcataattttgaataacgAGATGgatgatttttcaataccCGGTGCGCCGAATGCGTTCGACTTATCTCCGTCAGTGTACAATTACATCGAGCCATTTAAGCGTCCCTTATCGTCGACATCGCCTACTATCATCATGTCACTTGTCAACGACACGTTTAGGCCTGACTTGGTTATAGGGGCAGCTGGCGGATCGCGAATCACCACTGCCGTGTTCCAAGCTATTGTGCGCATCTTGTGCGAGAAGTTACCCTTATTGGAAGCCCTCTCCTACCCCAGATTGCACCACCAATTAATCCCTCAATACATCATGGTCGAGAATTTGACGGTCTTCGAGCTGCATCACAACATCACGGAGCGGATGCACGAATTGGGTCACGATTTCTTCTCATCCGGCCCACTTACAGCTATGAACGGTATCAAGCGTATATTGTTAGACCACGACTCCCAATGGCACGGTGTTTCTGACTACTGGAGGAAGCGAGGCCAGGCTGATGGCTACTAG
- a CDS encoding DEHA2D09152p (similar to uniprot|P80235 Saccharomyces cerevisiae YAR035W YAT1 Outer carnitine acetyltransferase mitochondrial) produces the protein MTYQYQDQLQKLPIPDLQETCKNYLNVLEPLQTEREHERTKEAVRSFLLGGNGEYLDKELRKYSEGRSSYIEQFWYDSYLNYDSPVVLNLNPFFLLEDDPFHNESMSVNPQVKRAASLTLSSLKFIRALKNETLSVDKTRTGQPLCMYQYSKLFGASRIPTDDGCVMQTDVNSNHIVVMSKSQFYWFDVLDKNNNLILSEPELIVNFTSIIQDSLNTSISEIAKSSFGVLTTENRRVWAKIRNSGTITDNANNNEILSIIDSALFILCLDDLRLENLSDLAKNMLCGLSILDKGVQVGTCTNRWYDKLQIIVTQNGKAGINFEHTGVDGHTVLRFVSDIYTDSILSFAQSINGHAPSLWSDDSSSKPDYDQELVTIPRKLEWELTPDLSLALRFGETRLSDLINQNEFKHLEFKNYGSSTIKKMKYSPDAFVQMAFQVTYYALYGKVECTYEPAMTKNFFHGRTEAVRTVSQESNLFVRKFFDSTVSNKDKLAYLTSACTKHSQQTKQSSMGKGIDRHLYALFCIWKRYVDSSDYKAIDLEHDNAVTLDNQRSSISTLVDDDNETHSSDTTIGNNYNNCKNDLTELPSIFADSGWDKLNNTVLSTSNCGNPALRLFGFGPVSANGFGLAYIIKDDSISICAASKHRQTERFLVTLESYLNEIYSIFQESSKEQIESPIDTKIKTTTQLSAPRPSLVQKKSTVSNLLGGYGYFDMGDNDMKSRGPSPEPPFLNRNNSGFSVREIGKKLRLSEY, from the coding sequence ATGACGTACCAGTACCAAGATCAACTTCAAAAGTTACCAATACCAGATTTACAAGAAACATGCAAGAACTACTTGAATGTTTTAGAACCATTACAAACGGAAAGGGAGCATGAGAGAACCAAGGAGGCGGTGAGACTGTTTTTGTTAGGAGGAAACGGAGAATACTTGGATAAAGAGCTTCGGAAATACAGTGAGGGACGCAGTTCTTATATTGAGCAGTTCTGGTACGATTCATACTTGAACTATGATTCGCCAGTGGtgttgaatttaaatccattctttcttttggAAGATGACCCGTTCCATAACGAGTCTATGAGTGTCAACCCACAGGTCAAGAGAGCTGCATCGTTGACATTATCGTCGTTGAAGTTCATCCGGGCCTTAAAAAACGAAACTTTGCTGGTGGACAAGACAAGAACCGGCCAACCTCTTTGCATGTACCAGTATTCTAAGTTATTTGGGGCGTCGAGAATTCCCACCGACGACGGTTGTGTCATGCAAACAGACGTCAATTCGAACCATATAGTTGTCATGAGCAAGTCCCAATTCTATTGGTTTGACGTGTTGGACAAGAACAACAATTTGATCTTGTCGGAGCCGGAATTGATTGTCAATTTCACGTCCATAATTCAGGACTCATTAAATACATCGATCAGCGAGATTGCTAAATCTTCATTTGGGGTATTGACTACCGAAAATAGAAGAGTTTGGGCAAAAATAAGAAACAGTGGTACTATCACCGATAACGCTAATAATAACGAAATTTTGAGCATTATTGATTCtgcattatttattttatgtCTTGATGACTTAAGATTAGAAAACTTGTCAGATTTGGCTAAGAACATGTTGTGTGGATTGTCAATATTAGACAAGGGTGTCCAGGTTGGTACCTGTACCAACAGATGGTACGAcaaattgcaaataatCGTCACCCAAAACGGTAAGGCGGGTATTAACTTCGAGCATACAGGTGTTGATGGTCACACAGTTTTACGGTTTGTAAGTGACATCTATACAGACTCCATTTTATCGTTTGCACAGTCCATCAATGGCCATGCCCCTTCATTGTGGAGTGATGATTCGTCGTCAAAGCCTGACTATGACCAAGAGTTGGTTACAATCCCCAGAAAATTGGAATGGGAATTAACTCCAGATTTATCGTTGGCATTAAGATTCGGGGAAACTAGGTTATCGGATTTGattaatcaaaatgaattcaaaCATTTggaattcaagaattacGGTTCCTCAACtattaaaaaaatgaaatacaGTCCTGATGCTTTTGTTCAAATGGCATTTCAAGTTACTTATTATGCTTTATATGGTAAGGTTGAATGCACTTATGAGCCAGCCATGACAAAGAATTTTTTCCACGGTAGAACTGAAGCAGTTCGAACTGTATCTCAAGAATCAAACTTGTTTGTTCGTAAGTTTTTTGATCTGACTGTATCAAATAAAGACAAACTTGCATACTTAACGAGTGCATGCACAAAGCACTCTCAACAGACCAAACAAAGTTCTATGGGTAAAGGAATTGACAGACACTTATATGCGCTTTTCTGCATCTGGAAAAGATACGTCGATTCTAGTGACTACAAAGCGATAGACTTAGAGCATGACAATGCTGTTACTCTTGATAATCAAAGATCTTCCATTCTGACGCTTGTGGACGATGACAATGAAACACATTCTTCGGACACTACAATTggtaataattataataactGTAAGAACGATTTAACCGAATTGCCATCTATATTTGCTGATTCGGGTTGGGATAAGTTGAATAATACAGTCTTATCTACTTCGAACTGTGGTAACCCAGCATTGAGGTTATTTGGTTTCGGCCCAGTATCGGCTAACGGATTCGGTTTGgcatatattattaaagacGATTCTATTTCGATATGTGCTGCATCAAAACATAGACAAACTGAAAGATTTTTGGTCACATTAGAGCTGTACTTGAACGAGATTTACAGCATTTTTCAAGAGTCTAGTAaggaacaaattgaatcaCCAATCGATACCAAGATTAAAACGACCACACAATTACTGGCCCCTAGACCATCTTTGGTTCAAAAGAAGTCAACAGTATCTAATTTATTAGGTGGATATGGTTACTTCGATATGGGTGATAATGACATGAAATCGAGAGGTCCTAGTCCTGAACCTCCTTTCCTTAACAGAAATAACAGTGGTTTCTCGGTTAGAGAAATTGGCAAGAAATTGAGATTATCTGAATACTAG